TTGAAGCGCTTCACCAGACTTGTCGCTTCGAGCAGGATGGGACGAGATGTCGGTGGGGATTGCACTTCTGGCTGCGTTTGCCGGGCAGGCGCACGCACAATAGCGGATGGTGAGAGGCGTGAGCCGCGCGGCCGGCCTGATGGCACGGCGTCCAGCAGCTGCTTAGTATAGGGGTGCTCCGGATCTTTGAATATTTGGCCGGCGTTACCGCGTTCGACGACCTCGCCTTCTCGCATGACGAGGATCTCATCCGCCACGCGGGAGACCACTGCCAGATCGTGACTGATCAGAATCAGAGCCTTGCCCCTCGTTTTGGTCTCCTCAAGGAGCGACAGCACATGAGCTTGCGCCGTCACATCGAGAGCGGTCGTCGGCTCGTCGGCAATCAGGATGCGGGGATCGAGCGCAAGTGCCGAAGCGATGAGAGCCCGTTGACGCTGGCCGCCGGATAACTGATGCGGCAGCTGCTTGGCCTTGGTCTCGGGGTCGGGGACACCGACGAGCTTAAGAAGAGCAATGACGCGCTGCGCGAGTTCCTTGCGCGATGATACCGCGCCGTGGAGGAGCAAGCCTTCACCGATCTCTTTGCCGATCCGGCGAAGCGGATCAAGTGAGACGAGTGCATCTTGTAATACAAAGCCAATCTCGTTGCCGCGGATGCGCCGCCAGGCACGATCGCTAAGACCCATCAGGCTCGTTCCGTCGAAGCTTAGCTGGCGTGCATGAACATTGGCGTAGCGACCAGCGAGGCCTATGAGAGCCCGCGCAGTCACGCTCTTGCCCGAGCCGGATTCACCGACAATCGCGAGACACCGTCCCGGTCGGAGGGAGAAGGATATGCTGCGCACAACCGCTTTCTCGTCGGTGGCGCGACCGAAGGAAACACGCAGCGAATCGACCGTGAGGAGGTCTGGCTGCTGCGGGACAGGCTGTAGCCGACCCTGTGACATTCACGTTTTTCCTTCCAGACGGTCCTGTAGATGGCGCCCGATGATGGTGAGGCTGAGGGCAAACGTCGTAACTGCCAAACCGGGTATGATCTCCAGCCACCAGGCGTAGATTACATAATTGCGCCCGGCATTGAGCAGCGCGCCCCATTCAGGCGCCGGGGGAGCGACGCCGAGTCCAAGAAAAGCAAGACCGGAGGCCCATATAATCGCCTGACCTACGCCGATCGTCATCATTGCCGTCAGAGGGTTCATGGCGTTGGGAAGTATATGCCTCCAGACAATACGGGGAAATGGATGGCCCAGCACCTTGGCGGC
This is a stretch of genomic DNA from Bradyrhizobium sp. CB2312. It encodes these proteins:
- a CDS encoding ABC transporter ATP-binding protein, translating into MSQGRLQPVPQQPDLLTVDSLRVSFGRATDEKAVVRSISFSLRPGRCLAIVGESGSGKSVTARALIGLAGRYANVHARQLSFDGTSLMGLSDRAWRRIRGNEIGFVLQDALVSLDPLRRIGKEIGEGLLLHGAVSSRKELAQRVIALLKLVGVPDPETKAKQLPHQLSGGQRQRALIASALALDPRILIADEPTTALDVTAQAHVLSLLEETKTRGKALILISHDLAVVSRVADEILVMREGEVVERGNAGQIFKDPEHPYTKQLLDAVPSGRPRGSRLSPSAIVRAPARQTQPEVQSPPTSRPILLEATSLVKRFKGPDGTLRTAVDGVSFELRSGETLGIVGESGSGKSTMARMVLALEEPDEGAVQFAGRPWTALAERERRARRRSLSTIYQDPLGSFDPRWTVGRIISDSLSSDVETRRKRQERVIELLDLVGLSQALLDRRPLELSGGQRQRVAIARAIAPNPAVIVCDEPVSALDVSIQAQVLDLLGYLKDRVGVSYLFISHDLSVVRHISDRVIVMRRGRIVDSGATEEIFRNPDSEYTKSLIAAMPRLVRDHQIGRSATILEEGIA